The Opitutaceae bacterium genome has a window encoding:
- a CDS encoding VTT domain-containing protein — protein sequence MENETERKSLVTPVRLTAVLILLAVLAVASWLAFQYRAALGDWARHVTALVREQGPVPFFTALAFLPAVGLPVSAFYLAAGAVFPLSISVTGTALGLAVNITFTYWMARKWFRGLIERLLRRTRYKIPAVAATDHVRLTLFLRLMPGPPFFLQSYLLGLIEVPFTTYFLISWSTQVLIATGFIVLGSAFYSSSLGRALIAVVIVVLVTIIVQWVRRFLARRGGPA from the coding sequence GTGGAGAATGAAACCGAAAGGAAGTCGCTGGTAACCCCGGTCCGGTTGACGGCAGTCCTGATCCTGTTGGCCGTGCTGGCGGTGGCGTCCTGGCTTGCCTTTCAATACCGGGCGGCTCTCGGGGACTGGGCCCGACACGTGACCGCTCTGGTTCGTGAACAGGGACCGGTTCCGTTTTTCACCGCTCTGGCTTTTCTTCCGGCGGTCGGATTGCCGGTCAGTGCCTTCTATCTGGCGGCTGGAGCGGTCTTTCCCCTTTCGATCAGCGTGACCGGGACCGCCCTGGGCCTGGCCGTCAACATCACCTTCACCTATTGGATGGCCCGCAAATGGTTTCGCGGCCTGATCGAACGACTCCTCCGGCGGACCCGTTACAAAATCCCCGCCGTCGCGGCGACCGACCATGTCCGCCTCACCCTGTTCCTGCGGTTGATGCCGGGTCCTCCGTTTTTCCTCCAGAGCTATCTTCTCGGGTTGATCGAGGTTCCCTTCACCACCTATTTTCTCATTTCCTGGAGCACCCAGGTCTTGATTGCGACCGGGTTCATTGTCCTGGGCAGCGCCTTCTACAGTTCAAGCCTGGGGCGGGCCCTCATCGCCGTCGTCATCGTGGTTCTCGTGACGATCATTGTCCAATGGGTCCGGCGTTTCCTGGCCCGCCGAGGCGGGCCGGCCTGA
- a CDS encoding GNAT family acetyltransferase: MTRGANEPDRWVIRPFSPGEEEAVVALWVDCGLVVPHNDPRRDIARKLKVNPEWFLVGLLDGRIVGSCMAGYEGHRGWINYLAVSPTLRHRGLARRLMEVATGLLRNAGCPKINLQVRSGNRQVVAFYRSLGFHEDDVVSLGLRLERDQEPDGL, from the coding sequence GTGACCCGGGGGGCGAACGAACCGGACCGGTGGGTCATCCGGCCCTTTTCCCCCGGAGAGGAGGAAGCGGTCGTGGCGCTTTGGGTGGATTGCGGCCTGGTGGTCCCCCACAATGATCCGCGCCGGGATATCGCCCGGAAGCTCAAAGTGAACCCCGAATGGTTTCTGGTCGGGCTGCTTGACGGACGGATCGTCGGCTCCTGCATGGCCGGCTATGAGGGCCACCGGGGGTGGATCAACTACTTGGCGGTCTCCCCTACCTTGCGGCATCGTGGTCTGGCGCGGCGATTGATGGAGGTGGCCACCGGACTGCTTCGGAATGCGGGATGTCCGAAGATCAATCTCCAGGTGCGATCAGGCAACCGGCAGGTCGTCGCGTTCTACCGGAGTCTGGGATTTCATGAGGATGACGTGGTCAGCCTCGGTCTGCGCCTCGAGCGGGATCAGGAACCTGACGGGCTCTGA
- a CDS encoding DUF5069 domain-containing protein, which produces MSAKIIPMIPCSVAGPIGVKHLPRLWLKVSLEATGKLHPDYPGIGQGFDMMVISGLGLTADAVRSFIAAKRPTYAAFEAWVKAQPGVKLDRASVYQLNQSIMGYHHDDETRQAILKAAGYPDNGSVSGSAVELNALDDWAAFHASELK; this is translated from the coding sequence ATGAGTGCCAAAATAATCCCAATGATTCCATGCAGTGTCGCCGGACCGATCGGCGTCAAACATCTCCCCCGCCTCTGGCTCAAGGTCTCGCTCGAAGCCACCGGAAAACTGCATCCCGATTATCCCGGCATCGGACAAGGCTTCGATATGATGGTGATCAGCGGACTTGGTCTGACCGCGGACGCCGTCCGTTCATTCATCGCCGCGAAGCGCCCGACCTACGCGGCTTTCGAAGCCTGGGTCAAGGCCCAGCCGGGAGTGAAGCTCGACCGGGCCTCGGTCTACCAGCTGAACCAGTCCATCATGGGCTACCACCACGACGACGAAACCCGCCAAGCGATCCTCAAAGCCGCGGGCTATCCCGACAATGGCTCCGTGTCCGGCAGTGCGGTGGAATTGAACGCGCTCGACGACTGGGCCGCCTTTCATGCCTCGGAGTTGAAATAG
- a CDS encoding PLP-dependent transferase, with translation MRLVPRPLGERIPNKLHAVSCSLPTMGDVVGYETKQPEIIAQICSGYPRFVVHDLIRETTNLWRKRLGLDSEAFWLTASRQVAGELVAWLTPAEARVIDHDGIWGVAHPGEVSLILKARQFLQHTGGFLSSRQAEDHLVAAGMINRTHEDAIDEDPDSRIRRSLAREFHHSDADTIVLTNSGMNAVHRAFHAASARQRARGRTVWIQLGWLYLDTMALMEKLGNGPAEHRVILRVDDLAALREVVRECGPRLAGLVTEAPSNPLIQTPALAEVADLIHSAGGLMIVDPSVASAYNVDVSPYADLLVTSLTKYAAWEGDVIAGAVLLAESCPDREQFLKVLTRERAPLYHRDAARLAHQVDQAPSVVRLINEQTREVARFLSSHRSVKRVFWAESPEEGDRFSRIRRPDGGPGALLTIDLDVPLESFYDRVVLSKGPSFGITTSLLCPFLYLAHYDLVSTERGRQYLQANRMNPELIRVSVGTEPLDSILSALDEAL, from the coding sequence ATGCGCCTCGTCCCACGTCCGCTGGGGGAACGGATTCCCAACAAACTGCACGCCGTTTCCTGCAGTCTTCCCACCATGGGTGACGTTGTCGGTTACGAGACCAAGCAGCCCGAGATCATCGCGCAGATCTGTTCCGGCTACCCCCGTTTCGTCGTTCATGACCTCATCCGCGAAACGACCAATCTCTGGCGAAAACGCCTTGGACTCGATTCCGAGGCGTTCTGGCTGACCGCCTCAAGACAGGTCGCCGGGGAATTGGTCGCCTGGCTGACTCCCGCCGAAGCCCGGGTGATCGACCACGACGGGATCTGGGGTGTCGCCCATCCCGGCGAGGTCTCCCTCATTCTGAAAGCCCGCCAGTTCCTCCAGCACACCGGAGGTTTTCTTTCATCCCGCCAGGCCGAGGATCACCTCGTCGCTGCCGGGATGATCAACCGGACACACGAAGACGCCATCGATGAGGATCCGGATTCCCGGATCCGCCGGAGTCTGGCCCGCGAATTCCATCATTCTGATGCCGATACGATCGTGTTGACCAATAGCGGCATGAATGCGGTTCATCGCGCGTTTCACGCCGCTTCCGCCCGGCAGCGGGCCCGGGGCCGCACCGTCTGGATCCAGTTGGGCTGGCTCTATCTTGATACCATGGCATTGATGGAGAAGCTGGGGAACGGGCCCGCAGAACACCGGGTGATCCTCAGAGTCGACGATCTGGCGGCATTGCGGGAGGTCGTCCGCGAATGTGGCCCGCGCCTGGCCGGACTTGTGACCGAAGCCCCCTCCAACCCGCTCATCCAGACCCCCGCCCTGGCGGAAGTCGCGGATCTCATCCACTCGGCCGGGGGATTGATGATTGTCGATCCATCCGTTGCTTCCGCCTACAACGTCGATGTCTCACCCTATGCCGATCTGCTGGTGACCAGCCTGACCAAATACGCCGCATGGGAAGGCGATGTCATCGCCGGCGCTGTTCTGTTAGCCGAATCCTGTCCCGACCGGGAGCAATTCCTCAAGGTGCTGACGAGGGAGCGGGCGCCCCTTTACCACCGCGACGCGGCCCGATTGGCGCACCAGGTCGACCAGGCACCTTCGGTAGTGCGCCTCATCAACGAGCAGACCCGCGAAGTTGCCCGGTTCCTGTCCTCCCACCGCTCGGTCAAACGTGTCTTCTGGGCGGAGAGCCCGGAGGAAGGCGATCGCTTCAGCCGGATACGCCGGCCGGATGGCGGACCCGGAGCTCTTCTGACCATCGATCTGGATGTCCCGCTCGAATCCTTCTACGACCGGGTGGTTCTCTCCAAGGGACCCAGCTTCGGCATCACCACCTCGCTCCTCTGCCCTTTTCTCTACCTGGCGCATTACGACCTGGTTTCCACCGAACGGGGCCGCCAATACCTTCAGGCCAATCGAATGAATCCGGAACTGATCCGGGTCTCGGTCGGCACGGAACCGTTGGATTCCATTCTGTCCGCCCTGGACGAGGCTCTCTGA
- a CDS encoding exodeoxyribonuclease III, with protein MKRKTAKGRVERLRLLSWNVNGIRAVLKKGFLDSLAAEAPDVLCLQEVKARPDQVDSLFLPAGYRQYWNPADRAGYAGTAILTRREPLAVTLGMGEPEHDREGRVMTAEFADFFLVNCYTPNSQRELTRLDYRQTWDRLFREYLLRLEASKPVVFCGDLNVAHREIDLARPKENRGNSGFTDEERAGFDALLKAGFVDTFRAQETSGGHYSWWTYRAGAREKNIGWRIDYWCVSKSLIQKVDRSWILPHVMGSDHCPVGLEIDL; from the coding sequence ATGAAACGCAAGACAGCCAAAGGCCGGGTGGAGCGCCTTCGCCTGCTTTCCTGGAACGTCAACGGGATCCGGGCCGTCCTCAAGAAGGGATTCCTGGATTCCCTGGCCGCCGAAGCGCCGGATGTGCTCTGTCTTCAGGAAGTCAAGGCGCGCCCCGACCAGGTCGACTCACTTTTCCTGCCGGCCGGGTATCGGCAGTATTGGAACCCGGCGGATCGCGCCGGCTACGCCGGGACGGCCATCTTGACGCGAAGGGAGCCGTTGGCGGTCACCCTGGGGATGGGCGAACCGGAACACGACCGCGAGGGGCGGGTGATGACCGCGGAATTTGCGGATTTCTTCCTCGTCAATTGCTATACCCCGAACTCCCAGCGCGAGTTGACCCGGCTCGACTACCGCCAGACCTGGGACCGGCTCTTCCGTGAATACCTGCTACGGCTTGAAGCGAGCAAACCGGTCGTCTTCTGTGGTGACCTCAATGTGGCTCATCGGGAAATCGACCTGGCCCGGCCGAAGGAAAACCGCGGGAACAGCGGGTTCACCGACGAGGAGCGGGCGGGTTTCGACGCGTTGCTCAAGGCCGGCTTTGTCGACACCTTTCGTGCGCAGGAAACTTCCGGCGGCCACTACAGCTGGTGGACCTACCGGGCGGGGGCGCGCGAAAAGAACATCGGGTGGCGGATCGACTACTGGTGCGTATCCAAAAGTCTAATACAAAAGGTGGACCGCTCCTGGATCCTGCCGCACGTCATGGGTTCCGATCATTGCCCGGTCGGACTGGAGATCGATTTGTGA